One part of the Nitrosophilus kaiyonis genome encodes these proteins:
- the sufB gene encoding Fe-S cluster assembly protein SufB encodes MSSEEKKIQEVVSKEYDIGFTVDIEEETAPPGLNEDIIVFLSKKKGEPDWMTNMRLQAYHIWQKMEEPHWAHLKYEPIDYQSISYYAAPKKKPKSLDEVDPEILRAYEKLGIPLEEQKALAGVAVDAVFDSVSVATTFKEKLHEMGIIFCSISEAIRDYPELVQKYMFSVVPMSDNFFAALNSAVFTDGTFVYIPKGVRCPLELSTYFRINAQNTGQFERTLIIADEGSYVSYNEGCSAPMRDENQLHAAVVELIALDNAEIKYSTIQNWYPGDEEGRGGIYNFVTKRGLCAGKNSKISWTQVETGSAITWKYPSCVLKGDNSVGEFYSVAITTKAQQADTGTKMIHIGKNTSSTIISKGISAMKGQNSYRGLVKIQSSAQNARNYSECDSLLIGDRCGAHTFPYLESKNASATIEHEATTSKISDEQLFYLRQRGISEEDAVSMIVHGFCKEVLANLPMEFAAEAKDLLNLTLEGSVG; translated from the coding sequence CAAGAGGTTGTTTCTAAAGAGTATGATATAGGATTTACCGTAGATATCGAAGAAGAAACTGCGCCTCCAGGATTGAATGAGGATATTATTGTTTTTTTATCAAAGAAAAAGGGTGAGCCAGATTGGATGACCAATATGAGGCTTCAAGCTTATCATATATGGCAAAAGATGGAAGAGCCTCACTGGGCACATTTAAAATATGAGCCAATCGATTATCAATCGATTAGCTATTATGCAGCTCCAAAGAAAAAGCCAAAAAGTTTAGATGAGGTAGACCCTGAAATTTTAAGAGCTTATGAAAAACTTGGAATACCTTTAGAAGAGCAAAAAGCTTTAGCTGGGGTTGCAGTTGATGCAGTTTTTGATAGTGTAAGTGTTGCTACAACTTTTAAAGAAAAACTTCATGAAATGGGAATAATCTTTTGCTCAATAAGTGAGGCTATAAGAGATTATCCAGAACTTGTACAAAAATATATGTTTAGTGTTGTTCCAATGAGTGATAACTTTTTTGCTGCGCTAAATTCTGCTGTTTTTACAGATGGGACTTTCGTATATATTCCAAAGGGAGTTAGATGTCCATTGGAGCTTTCTACATATTTTAGGATAAATGCGCAAAATACAGGTCAGTTTGAAAGAACATTAATCATTGCAGATGAGGGAAGTTATGTAAGCTATAATGAAGGATGTTCAGCTCCAATGAGAGATGAAAATCAGCTTCATGCAGCTGTTGTTGAATTAATCGCTTTAGATAATGCTGAGATTAAATATTCAACTATTCAAAACTGGTATCCAGGAGATGAAGAGGGTCGTGGAGGAATATATAACTTTGTTACAAAAAGAGGCTTGTGTGCTGGTAAAAACTCTAAAATCTCTTGGACTCAAGTAGAGACTGGCTCAGCTATTACATGGAAATATCCAAGCTGTGTTTTAAAAGGAGATAACTCTGTTGGAGAGTTTTATTCAGTAGCAATTACAACTAAAGCTCAACAAGCAGATACTGGAACAAAGATGATACATATTGGAAAAAATACCTCTTCAACAATTATCTCTAAAGGTATTTCAGCAATGAAGGGGCAAAATAGCTATAGAGGTCTTGTAAAGATTCAATCAAGTGCTCAAAATGCAAGAAATTATAGTGAGTGTGATTCTTTATTGATAGGAGATAGATGTGGTGCTCATACTTTTCCATATCTTGAGTCAAAAAATGCATCTGCTACTATAGAGCATGAGGCAACAACATCAAAAATAAGTGATGAACAACTGTTCTATTTAAGACAAAGAGGTATCAGTGAAGAGGATGCTGTAAGTATGATAGTTCATGGATTTTGTAAAGAGGTTTTGGCAAATCTTCCTATGGAGTTTGCAGCTGAAGCAAAAGATCTATTAAATTTAACTTTAGAAGGAAGTGTAGGATGA
- the sufC gene encoding Fe-S cluster assembly ATPase SufC, translating to MIMMEIKNLHAKIGEKEILKGVNLELQKGKVHTIMGPNGAGKSTLSKTIVGHYDVEVTNGDIIYKGESILDLTPEERALRGIFMSFQNPVEVPGVTNAYFLRTAVNAKREYEGKEPLNPAEFLKMAREYAKLLGMKPEMLNRSLNEGFSGGEKKRNEILQMLMLDPDLIILDEIDSGLDIDALKAVSEGINKIKGPDKTFLIITHYSRILDYVEPDFVHVMMDGKVVKTGDFSLVKELEKEGYKIIEEAK from the coding sequence ATGATAATGATGGAGATAAAAAATTTACATGCAAAAATAGGTGAAAAAGAGATTTTAAAAGGGGTAAACTTAGAGCTTCAAAAAGGAAAAGTTCATACCATTATGGGGCCAAACGGGGCCGGTAAATCAACTCTTTCAAAAACGATAGTAGGCCATTATGATGTTGAGGTAACTAATGGAGATATTATTTATAAAGGTGAGAGTATATTGGATTTAACACCAGAAGAGAGAGCTCTAAGAGGGATATTTATGAGCTTTCAAAACCCTGTTGAGGTTCCAGGTGTAACAAATGCATACTTTTTAAGAACAGCTGTTAATGCAAAAAGAGAATATGAAGGAAAAGAGCCTTTAAATCCAGCTGAGTTTTTAAAGATGGCAAGAGAGTATGCAAAACTTCTTGGAATGAAACCAGAGATGTTAAATAGAAGTTTAAATGAGGGATTTAGTGGTGGCGAGAAAAAAAGAAATGAAATTTTACAGATGCTAATGCTTGATCCTGATTTAATAATTTTGGATGAGATCGATTCTGGACTTGATATAGATGCGCTTAAAGCTGTTAGTGAAGGGATAAATAAAATAAAAGGGCCAGATAAGACATTTTTAATTATTACTCACTATTCAAGAATCCTTGATTATGTTGAGCCAGATTTTGTTCATGTAATGATGGATGGAAAAGTTGTAAAAACTGGAGACTTCTCACTTGTAAAAGAGCTTGAAAAAGAGGGATATAAGATTATAGAGGAAGCAAAATGA
- a CDS encoding SufD family Fe-S cluster assembly protein, translating to MKVALSKMDIGSILDLSNKEKTKTTSAVALSSLGVNFKKSEHYRYFNLFYLLSNEFEIYSPITSTIKEGDLIIEDGAIVSAPKDLKVNIVDEIDICKNHFDQIYYINHLLSQKIIKIDVDKDMVLNLKHIFLQNEKLLPYRINLNIKNGAKVTLYEDFEDRLNSGLIFYGWDINIEDKSYLEFIRVQDEFEKSYNMVASHFINVEDEAKFDIKSFDIGEGKICHNLKIDIHKDSICDAKHLVYTDNNAIRANNIKISHIKENAKTNQEARHVLKDRSTAIFDALIKVETKAKGAIAHQNNKSILLNDKAYMVSKPQLEIYIDELEASHGSTTGQIDPEELFYIRARGIRENEARKMIVLGFMKEVINSIKDEKKQNEIYKRFEEIYNRDTK from the coding sequence ATGAAAGTAGCTCTATCAAAAATGGATATAGGCTCTATTTTAGATTTATCAAATAAAGAAAAAACAAAAACCACATCAGCTGTTGCTCTTAGCTCTTTAGGAGTCAATTTTAAAAAGAGTGAACATTATAGATATTTTAATCTTTTTTATCTATTATCAAATGAATTTGAGATTTATTCTCCTATAACATCTACAATAAAAGAGGGAGATTTAATTATAGAAGATGGAGCTATAGTTAGTGCTCCAAAAGATTTAAAAGTTAATATTGTAGATGAGATTGATATATGCAAAAACCATTTTGATCAGATTTATTATATAAATCATCTATTAAGTCAAAAAATTATAAAGATTGATGTTGATAAAGATATGGTTTTAAATCTAAAACATATATTTTTACAAAATGAAAAACTTTTGCCATATAGAATAAATTTAAATATAAAAAATGGTGCAAAAGTTACACTTTATGAAGATTTTGAAGACAGACTAAACAGTGGTCTTATATTTTATGGATGGGATATAAATATAGAAGATAAAAGTTATTTAGAATTTATCAGAGTTCAAGATGAGTTTGAAAAAAGTTATAATATGGTTGCTTCACATTTTATCAACGTAGAAGATGAGGCAAAATTTGATATAAAAAGTTTTGATATAGGCGAAGGTAAAATCTGTCACAATTTAAAAATTGATATCCATAAAGACTCAATCTGTGATGCAAAACATCTTGTCTATACAGATAATAATGCAATTAGAGCAAACAATATAAAAATTTCTCATATAAAAGAAAATGCAAAAACTAACCAAGAGGCAAGACATGTATTAAAAGATAGATCTACTGCTATTTTTGATGCTTTGATTAAAGTAGAAACAAAAGCAAAAGGTGCAATTGCACATCAAAACAATAAATCGATTTTATTAAACGATAAAGCATATATGGTATCAAAGCCTCAGCTTGAAATTTATATAGATGAACTTGAAGCAAGCCATGGTTCAACTACGGGCCAAATAGATCCTGAAGAGCTTTTTTATATTAGAGCAAGAGGGATAAGAGAAAATGAGGCAAGAAAAATGATAGTTCTTGGATTTATGAAAGAGGTTATTAATAGTATTAAAGATGAAAAAAAACAGAATGAAATTTATAAAAGATTTGAAGAGATTTATAATAGAGACACAAAATAG
- a CDS encoding SufE family protein, with protein sequence MQKSMDEVLNEIKEDFELLGDPDAIVEYILELGKQNEMTLKPEEKNEQTLIKGCSSPAWMIEECKDGKVHFRVEGSSSLAKGMIPLLLKIFNDRTPDEILNFDPKKLFELGFDKILSPTRLQSMEAFLNRIYAFAKKCKEKSH encoded by the coding sequence ATGCAAAAGAGTATGGATGAAGTATTAAATGAGATAAAAGAGGATTTTGAGCTGCTTGGTGATCCTGATGCAATAGTTGAGTATATTTTAGAGCTTGGTAAACAAAATGAAATGACTTTAAAACCAGAAGAGAAAAATGAACAAACGTTAATAAAAGGATGCTCTTCTCCTGCTTGGATGATTGAAGAGTGCAAAGATGGAAAAGTGCATTTTAGAGTTGAAGGAAGTTCATCATTAGCAAAAGGGATGATCCCGCTTTTATTAAAGATTTTTAATGATAGAACACCTGATGAGATATTAAATTTTGATCCAAAAAAGCTATTTGAGCTTGGATTTGATAAAATTTTAAGTCCAACGAGACTTCAGAGTATGGAAGCTTTTTTAAATAGAATATATGCTTTTGCTAAAAAGTGTAAAGAGAAAAGTCATTAG
- a CDS encoding iron-sulfur cluster assembly protein: protein MDLKKIKEQIIEELKKIYDPEIPVNIYDLGLIYDIDCKEGDHGAKCKIDMTLTSAFCPAAESIVELVKNIKNKVEGIEDLEVNLVFNPPWDKSKMSDEAKLQLGML, encoded by the coding sequence TTGGATTTAAAAAAGATTAAAGAGCAGATTATTGAAGAGTTAAAAAAGATATATGACCCTGAAATACCAGTTAATATATATGATTTAGGTCTTATATATGATATTGATTGCAAAGAGGGTGATCATGGAGCAAAATGTAAAATAGATATGACTCTAACAAGTGCTTTTTGTCCTGCTGCAGAATCAATTGTAGAGCTTGTAAAAAATATTAAAAACAAAGTTGAAGGTATTGAAGATTTAGAAGTAAATTTGGTATTTAATCCACCTTGGGATAAATCAAAAATGAGTGATGAAGCTAAACTTCAACTTGGAATGCTTTAA
- a CDS encoding peroxiredoxin, translated as MGMPLLGDKFPTIEVQTTHGKMTIPEDLKGKWTVLFSHPADFTPVCTTEFVSFQKHKKEFDEINTQLIGLSIDQVFSHIKWIEWIKEKLDIEIEFPIIAATDTLAAQIGMVHPGKGTNTVRAVFIIDPEGIIRTILYYPQEIGRNISEIVRAVKALQKSDAEGVATPANWPENELIKDRVIIPPATDCETAEKRTKEYECYDWWFCHKES; from the coding sequence ATGGGAATGCCACTACTTGGAGATAAATTTCCTACAATAGAAGTTCAAACAACACATGGGAAAATGACAATACCAGAGGATTTAAAAGGTAAATGGACTGTGCTTTTTAGTCATCCAGCAGATTTTACACCTGTATGTACAACAGAGTTTGTTAGCTTTCAAAAACACAAAAAAGAGTTTGATGAGATAAATACTCAGCTTATAGGATTATCAATTGACCAAGTATTTTCACATATTAAATGGATTGAGTGGATAAAAGAAAAATTAGATATAGAGATTGAGTTTCCAATCATTGCTGCAACTGATACACTTGCTGCACAAATCGGAATGGTTCACCCAGGAAAAGGAACAAATACAGTTAGAGCTGTATTTATAATTGACCCTGAAGGTATTATTAGAACAATTCTTTACTATCCACAAGAGATAGGAAGAAATATCTCTGAGATTGTAAGAGCAGTAAAAGCACTTCAAAAAAGTGATGCTGAAGGTGTTGCAACTCCAGCTAACTGGCCAGAAAACGAACTAATTAAAGATAGAGTAATAATTCCGCCTGCAACAGATTGTGAGACTGCTGAAAAAAGAACTAAAGAGTATGAATGTTATGATTGGTGGTTCTGCCATAAAGAGTCTTAA